From the bacterium genome, one window contains:
- a CDS encoding YIP1 family protein, giving the protein MTSVPPPAPASVGPTSGPIAARVGAALLLRRDFYERAAADQTATGPAGAMVCLVTLARESVVIYELSQVEKLWGLILPVLVALALIAWLLLGAVAWLVTRLTASRPAFRRLLRCLGFAQTPTMLLATLAAASDPTLYLALYGLLMLWAFAALVVALRAAATVTTGAAIPLALPVFLAQLALLLLSRYVALG; this is encoded by the coding sequence GTGACCTCCGTTCCGCCCCCGGCGCCGGCCTCCGTCGGCCCCACCAGCGGCCCGATCGCCGCCCGCGTCGGCGCCGCGCTCCTGCTGCGCCGCGACTTCTACGAGCGCGCCGCCGCGGATCAGACCGCCACCGGCCCGGCCGGCGCGATGGTCTGTCTGGTGACGCTGGCGCGCGAGTCGGTCGTCATCTACGAGCTCAGCCAGGTCGAGAAGCTCTGGGGGCTCATCCTGCCGGTGCTCGTCGCCCTGGCCCTGATCGCCTGGCTGCTGCTCGGCGCCGTCGCCTGGCTGGTCACGCGGCTGACGGCGTCGCGGCCGGCGTTCCGGCGCCTGCTGCGCTGTCTCGGGTTCGCGCAGACGCCGACGATGCTGCTCGCCACCCTGGCCGCCGCGTCCGATCCGACGCTCTACCTGGCGCTGTACGGGCTGCTGATGCTGTGGGCCTTCGCGGCCCTCGTCGTCGCGCTGCGCGCCGCCGCGACGGTGACCACCGGGGCGGCGATCCCGCTCGCCCTGCCGGTCTTCCTCGCCCAGCTCGCGCTGCTGCTGCTCAGCCGCTACGTCGCCCTCGGCTGA
- a CDS encoding nuclear transport factor 2 family protein produces the protein MAMQPGFVRLAAQLVEAFERGDGAATDKRVETEHVRCLGELFAAIAADDYAGAMRYLDPDASYALYAGGPVPFRMAGRGLAEVEEGIRRNFGVLTFEWVEIETLAAQGDVVVMIIRQRGHWRHNGEEFDERGMLEYRFRDGRIARYRGWALPFAP, from the coding sequence ATGGCGATGCAACCCGGCTTCGTTCGTCTCGCGGCACAGCTCGTCGAGGCGTTCGAGCGCGGCGATGGCGCGGCGACCGACAAGCGCGTCGAGACCGAACACGTGCGCTGCCTCGGCGAGCTGTTCGCCGCCATCGCCGCCGACGACTACGCGGGCGCCATGCGCTACCTCGATCCCGACGCCAGCTACGCGCTGTACGCCGGCGGACCGGTGCCCTTCCGAATGGCGGGGCGCGGTCTGGCCGAGGTGGAGGAGGGCATCCGGCGCAACTTCGGCGTCCTGACGTTCGAGTGGGTGGAGATCGAGACCCTGGCCGCCCAGGGCGACGTGGTGGTGATGATCATCCGCCAGCGCGGCCACTGGCGCCACAACGGCGAGGAGTTCGACGAGCGGGGGATGCTGGAATACCGCTTTCGCGACGGCCGCATCGCGCGCTATCGCGGCTGGGCGCTGCCGTTCGCGCCCTGA
- a CDS encoding phosphotransferase family protein — protein MDERRLPGAGSPIEARFISGGASNEIFEIIRGDARLVLRRPPRQVPKGRNESMLREYRVLAALRDSDVPHTRVLAACDDPDLLGACFYLMEHVDGWSCMNLDGWPPPFDTDLAARAGLANELVDAIARLSSVDWKARGLEGFGRPEGFHERQVDRWLAHLAGFKFRDLPGLDDAAAWLRGYLPRSYVPGIIHGDYQFANVMFRHGAPARLAAIVDWEMSTIGDPLLDLAWVVMAWPNPDEERATSGYVDYTGMPSREELLERYARVSGRPVDEIDYYVILARFKMAVVLEGGYARYVQGGADNPKMRMFGDVVLDMARKAGELARSTRLGR, from the coding sequence ATGGACGAACGCCGCCTGCCCGGCGCGGGATCGCCGATCGAGGCGCGCTTCATCAGCGGCGGCGCCTCGAACGAGATCTTCGAGATCATCCGCGGCGACGCCCGCCTGGTGCTGCGGCGGCCGCCCCGCCAGGTGCCCAAGGGGCGCAACGAGTCGATGCTGCGCGAGTACCGGGTGCTGGCGGCGCTGCGCGACAGCGACGTGCCGCACACCCGGGTCCTCGCCGCCTGCGACGACCCGGACCTGCTCGGCGCCTGCTTCTACCTGATGGAACACGTCGACGGGTGGTCGTGCATGAATCTCGACGGCTGGCCGCCGCCCTTCGACACCGACCTGGCGGCGCGCGCCGGCCTGGCCAACGAGCTGGTCGACGCCATCGCGCGGCTCAGCAGCGTCGACTGGAAGGCGCGCGGCCTCGAGGGTTTCGGCAGGCCGGAGGGCTTCCACGAGCGCCAGGTGGACCGCTGGCTGGCGCATCTCGCCGGCTTCAAGTTCCGCGACCTCCCCGGCCTCGACGACGCCGCCGCCTGGCTGCGCGGCTATCTGCCGCGCTCGTACGTGCCGGGGATCATCCACGGCGACTACCAGTTCGCCAACGTCATGTTCCGCCACGGCGCGCCGGCGCGCCTGGCGGCGATCGTCGACTGGGAGATGAGCACCATCGGCGATCCCCTGCTCGATCTCGCCTGGGTGGTGATGGCGTGGCCGAACCCGGACGAGGAGCGCGCCACCTCCGGCTACGTCGATTACACCGGCATGCCGAGCCGCGAGGAGCTGCTCGAGCGCTACGCGCGGGTCAGCGGCCGGCCGGTCGACGAGATCGATTACTACGTCATCCTCGCCCGCTTCAAAATGGCCGTCGTGCTCGAGGGCGGCTACGCCCGCTACGTCCAGGGCGGCGCCGACAATCCGAAGATGCGGATGTTCGGCGACGTCGTCCTCGACATGGCCCGCAAGGCCGGCGAGCTGGCCCGATCCACGCGCCTCGGCCGCTGA
- a CDS encoding threonylcarbamoyl-AMP synthase, protein MIAAATPEHIARAAALLRAGQVVAFPTETVYGLGADATNAAAAAHVFAIKRRPSFDPLIVHLAAAAGVDRVAASVPDLARRLIARFWPGPLTLVLPKRDGIPDIVTAGLPSVAVRVPDHAVARALIAAADRPIAAPSANPFGYVSPTTAEHVAAQLGDAVPLILDGGPCRVGVESSIVSFVEPTPVLLRPGAVTLEMLAAEIGPLRIGGDAALPTAPGQLPRHYAPGTPVELVDDPAAIPASLRRGAALLACAPVTDGAGFAAVEILSASGDLEQAATRLFAALRALDAGGFRRVYAVAVADAGIGRAIMDRLRRAAK, encoded by the coding sequence ATGATCGCTGCCGCCACGCCGGAGCACATCGCGCGCGCCGCGGCGTTGCTGCGCGCCGGGCAGGTGGTCGCCTTTCCCACCGAGACCGTCTACGGGCTCGGCGCCGACGCGACCAATGCCGCGGCCGCCGCCCATGTCTTCGCCATCAAGCGGCGGCCGTCCTTCGATCCGCTGATCGTGCACCTCGCCGCGGCCGCGGGGGTGGATCGCGTCGCGGCATCGGTGCCCGACCTGGCGCGGCGCCTGATCGCCCGCTTCTGGCCTGGGCCGCTCACCCTCGTGCTGCCGAAGCGCGACGGCATCCCCGACATCGTGACCGCCGGGCTGCCGTCGGTCGCCGTGCGCGTCCCCGACCACGCCGTGGCGCGCGCCCTGATCGCCGCCGCCGACCGCCCGATCGCCGCGCCCAGCGCCAACCCGTTCGGCTACGTGAGCCCCACCACTGCCGAGCACGTCGCGGCGCAGCTCGGCGACGCCGTGCCGCTGATCCTCGACGGCGGCCCGTGCCGGGTCGGGGTCGAGTCGAGCATCGTGTCCTTCGTCGAGCCGACCCCGGTGCTCCTGCGGCCGGGCGCGGTGACGCTCGAGATGCTCGCCGCCGAGATCGGACCGCTGCGCATCGGCGGCGACGCCGCCCTGCCCACCGCACCCGGCCAGCTTCCGCGCCACTACGCGCCGGGCACGCCGGTGGAGCTGGTCGACGACCCGGCCGCCATCCCCGCGTCCCTGCGCCGCGGCGCCGCCCTGCTCGCCTGCGCGCCGGTGACCGACGGCGCCGGCTTCGCCGCCGTCGAGATCCTGTCCGCCAGCGGCGATCTCGAGCAGGCGGCGACGCGCCTGTTCGCCGCCCTGCGCGCCCTCGATGCCGGCGGCTTCCGCCGGGTCTACGCCGTCGCCGTCGCCGACGCGGGCATCGGCCGGGCGATCATGGACCGCCTGCGCCGCGCCGCGAAGTGA
- a CDS encoding acyl-CoA dehydrogenase family protein: protein MPWDFETEPDFQAKLDWIDAFVREQVEPLDLAFRDPAAPYVRDNPTYQRVTAPLKAEVRRQGLWACHLGPELGGPGYGQLKLALMNEILGRSNWAPTIFGCQAPDSGNAEILAHYGTPEQKQRYLQPLLDGEIVSCFSMTEPQAGADPREFRCRAVRDGDHWVINGEKYFSSHADLASFLITMAITDPEVPVHQGASMFLVPRDTPGLHIVRNAGLAGEPLGEGHHAYIRYENCRVPADAVLGGPGQAFAIAQTRLGGGRIHHAMRTVAMVKKALRMMCERALSRRTQGEALAAKQMVQQYIADSFIQLEQFRLLVLYTAWHIDKGHAREARTYIAAVKVQMAEVLHDVVRRAVQVHGAIGCSNELPLMSLWSAVPVLAIADGPTEVHKLTVAKAVLKAYQPYDGLWPRDFLPDRVAEARARIANALEREAGNL, encoded by the coding sequence ATGCCCTGGGATTTCGAGACCGAGCCCGACTTCCAAGCCAAGCTCGACTGGATCGACGCCTTCGTGCGCGAGCAGGTCGAGCCGCTCGACCTCGCCTTTCGCGACCCGGCGGCGCCGTACGTGCGCGACAATCCGACCTACCAACGGGTCACCGCGCCGCTGAAGGCGGAGGTCCGCCGCCAGGGGCTGTGGGCCTGCCACCTCGGCCCCGAGCTCGGCGGACCGGGGTACGGGCAACTCAAGCTGGCGCTGATGAACGAGATCCTCGGCCGCTCCAACTGGGCGCCGACGATCTTCGGCTGCCAGGCGCCCGATTCCGGCAATGCCGAGATCCTCGCCCACTACGGCACCCCGGAGCAGAAGCAGCGCTACCTGCAGCCCCTGCTCGACGGCGAGATCGTCTCCTGCTTCTCGATGACCGAGCCGCAGGCCGGCGCCGATCCGCGCGAGTTCCGCTGCCGGGCGGTGCGCGATGGCGACCATTGGGTGATCAACGGCGAGAAGTACTTCTCCTCGCACGCCGATCTGGCCAGCTTCCTCATCACCATGGCGATCACCGATCCCGAGGTGCCGGTGCACCAGGGCGCCTCGATGTTCCTCGTCCCTCGCGACACCCCCGGGCTCCACATCGTCCGCAACGCCGGCCTCGCCGGCGAGCCGCTCGGCGAGGGGCACCACGCCTACATCCGCTACGAGAACTGCCGCGTGCCCGCCGACGCCGTGCTCGGCGGTCCGGGGCAGGCCTTCGCCATCGCCCAGACGCGCCTCGGCGGCGGCCGCATCCACCACGCCATGCGCACCGTCGCCATGGTGAAGAAGGCGCTGCGCATGATGTGCGAGCGGGCGCTCTCGCGCCGCACCCAGGGCGAGGCGCTGGCGGCGAAGCAGATGGTGCAGCAGTACATCGCCGATTCGTTCATCCAGCTCGAGCAGTTCCGGCTGCTCGTCCTCTACACCGCCTGGCACATCGACAAGGGCCACGCGCGCGAGGCGCGCACCTACATCGCGGCGGTGAAGGTGCAGATGGCGGAGGTGCTGCACGACGTCGTCCGCCGCGCCGTGCAGGTGCACGGCGCCATCGGCTGCTCCAACGAGCTGCCGCTGATGTCGCTGTGGTCGGCGGTGCCGGTGCTCGCCATCGCCGACGGCCCCACCGAGGTGCACAAGCTCACCGTCGCCAAGGCGGTCCTGAAGGCGTACCAGCCGTACGACGGCCTGTGGCCGCGCGACTTCCTGCCCGACCGCGTCGCCGAGGCGCGGGCGCGCATCGCCAACGCCCTCGAGCGCGAGGCGGGCAACCTGTAA
- a CDS encoding HYR domain-containing protein has translation MRSPLPNREKLSAAAAALAGLLAFAVPGRGLATTADDLDYCGGYGQRACCLLEAVPSCDQGLSETGAIAHPTVCGGFPAGTCGGASPDALPFCGGDRQRACCVGESPLGNPCDTGAIELGAVGGACAYPALAVGADAGTCWKRTPCGGAGERACSVLHDDGRPACAEGLIELGGCRDLDCGPSSGWCYRPTPCGGEGQRACCLLGDIKGPPGCAAGLREIPGASGDFSCGIGDLIGNGTPSLSTCASADALLRPIAEPAAGWSATGATDQTCAARGYADLHAHLFADLGHGGGVLAGEPYAPGGINAALRQDFGSYRDLVAKDGADLLAAACDPTLYPDCGTPGFLQFHGAHTLTDHALGAGTREGLPLALGLVGAGSHLGAPLFNGWPTWRSTTHQQMYYKWLERAWRGGLRLMVQLAVTNEALCKSSKRLRHTDCEDEMAPVDAQLQATWALQDVIDAAAGGAGMGWFRVVTTPAAARQAIRDGKLAVVLGIEVANLFNCKRGGCSGKNAGESDAAYVDRKIDEYYDKGVRVIFPIHNFDNAFGGPATWQDAIHAGNYVSEGSWWDAEQCPDAYGFRLGGFTPFIINLFGFGELVVPLIDPNVSVSCNRHGLTPLGDHMIRSLMRKGIVVDVDHMSNHAFDAALDIAGEEARPVIASHVQFYELMRQEKRHERMRTRPQLERIRDSGGMVAAMLKDDKQDTDDVGGKWNLPYVPPSGKGIADDCRHSSKTWAQMYQYASDVMGGPVAMGSDFNGVAGHVGPRFGFDACGQDAEERSIQGRAGNALGYPFTLPGFGTFEKQTTGLKTFDFNVDGLAHVGLLPDLVADLGRLGLGASDLEPLWDSAIGFVDVWARAAGDEPSGGSTTRLGCEDRSVSADATCRAAGISIADAATAAAYEQLVQAPAGPYLLGGTSVTLSTTQTDACGAQPESCNAVVTVRDTTAPGITCPAAVAAECAGAGTPVAFGSPVAGSDNCGPATLTGCNPAAGGTFAFGTTTVTCGVRDAASPTPNVNTCSFPVTVRDTTPPTITCPGAITRECTSPQGASVTPGAATGADVCGGISVSTQAARTFPLGTTALSYTATDAVGLTATCSSDVIVRDTTPPAVICPDPVVAECTGNQQAAVTPGAASASDLCGAAGVTSYPTASYPLGTTPLTFVATDGAGLTAACESSVTVRDTTPPTISCPADVVRECEGPHGARVTPGSAVASDVCGDVAVTSHPSADFALGTTTLPYVATDGVHLTARCSGRVTVQDTTPPAIAASTATPAVLWPPNHKMVPIALTVDSRDLCSGQPGTCAITGVRSNEPEDGRGDGATAADWMVTGPLALQLRAERSGTGRGRTYTIDVACRDAAGNASTTAIAVTVPHNQ, from the coding sequence ATGCGCAGTCCATTGCCGAATCGGGAGAAGCTGAGCGCCGCGGCGGCGGCCCTGGCGGGTCTGCTCGCTTTCGCCGTGCCAGGCCGCGGCCTGGCGACCACCGCCGACGATCTCGACTACTGCGGCGGCTACGGGCAGCGTGCGTGCTGCCTGCTCGAGGCCGTGCCCTCGTGCGACCAGGGACTGTCCGAGACCGGCGCCATCGCCCACCCCACGGTCTGCGGCGGCTTCCCCGCCGGAACCTGCGGCGGCGCGTCGCCCGACGCTCTTCCCTTCTGCGGCGGCGACCGCCAGCGCGCCTGCTGCGTCGGTGAATCGCCGCTCGGGAATCCGTGCGACACGGGCGCCATCGAGCTCGGCGCCGTCGGCGGCGCCTGCGCCTACCCGGCGCTGGCGGTGGGCGCCGACGCCGGCACCTGCTGGAAGCGCACGCCCTGCGGCGGCGCCGGCGAGCGCGCCTGCAGCGTGCTGCATGACGACGGGCGGCCCGCCTGCGCCGAGGGGCTGATCGAGCTCGGCGGCTGCCGCGACCTCGATTGCGGCCCCTCGTCCGGCTGGTGCTATCGGCCGACGCCGTGCGGCGGCGAGGGCCAGCGCGCCTGTTGCCTGCTCGGCGACATCAAGGGGCCCCCCGGATGCGCCGCTGGACTGCGCGAGATCCCCGGCGCCAGCGGCGACTTCTCCTGCGGCATCGGTGACCTGATCGGCAACGGCACGCCGTCGCTGTCGACCTGCGCCAGCGCCGATGCGCTCCTGCGCCCCATCGCCGAGCCCGCCGCGGGCTGGAGCGCGACGGGCGCCACCGACCAGACCTGCGCGGCGCGCGGCTACGCCGACCTGCATGCCCACCTCTTCGCCGATCTCGGCCACGGCGGCGGCGTGCTCGCCGGCGAGCCCTACGCGCCGGGCGGCATCAACGCCGCGCTGCGGCAGGACTTCGGCAGCTACCGCGACCTGGTCGCCAAGGACGGCGCCGACCTGCTCGCCGCCGCCTGCGACCCGACGCTGTACCCCGACTGCGGCACGCCGGGCTTCCTGCAGTTCCACGGCGCCCACACGTTGACGGACCACGCCCTCGGGGCCGGCACCCGCGAAGGGCTGCCGCTCGCCCTCGGCCTGGTCGGCGCCGGCTCCCACCTCGGCGCGCCGTTGTTCAACGGCTGGCCGACCTGGCGCAGCACCACCCATCAGCAGATGTACTACAAGTGGCTCGAGCGCGCCTGGCGCGGCGGCCTGCGGCTGATGGTCCAGCTCGCGGTCACCAACGAGGCGCTCTGCAAGAGCTCGAAGCGCCTGCGCCACACCGACTGCGAGGACGAGATGGCGCCGGTCGACGCCCAGCTCCAGGCGACCTGGGCGCTGCAGGACGTGATCGACGCCGCGGCGGGCGGCGCCGGCATGGGCTGGTTCCGCGTCGTCACCACCCCGGCGGCGGCGCGCCAGGCCATCCGCGACGGCAAGCTCGCGGTCGTGCTCGGCATCGAGGTGGCGAACCTGTTCAACTGCAAGCGCGGCGGCTGCAGCGGCAAGAACGCCGGCGAGAGCGACGCCGCCTACGTCGACCGCAAGATCGACGAATACTACGACAAGGGCGTTCGCGTCATCTTCCCGATCCACAACTTCGACAACGCCTTCGGCGGGCCGGCGACGTGGCAGGATGCGATCCACGCCGGCAATTACGTCTCCGAAGGATCCTGGTGGGACGCCGAGCAGTGCCCGGACGCCTACGGGTTCAGGCTCGGCGGCTTCACTCCCTTCATCATCAACCTGTTCGGCTTCGGCGAGCTCGTCGTTCCGCTCATCGATCCGAACGTCTCGGTGTCCTGCAATCGGCACGGCCTGACCCCGCTCGGCGACCACATGATCCGCTCGCTGATGCGCAAGGGCATCGTCGTCGACGTGGACCACATGTCGAATCACGCCTTCGACGCCGCCCTCGACATCGCCGGCGAGGAAGCGCGGCCCGTCATCGCCAGCCACGTGCAGTTCTACGAGCTCATGCGGCAGGAGAAGCGCCACGAGCGCATGCGGACGCGGCCGCAGTTGGAGCGCATCCGCGACAGCGGCGGCATGGTGGCCGCCATGCTGAAGGACGACAAGCAGGATACCGACGACGTCGGCGGCAAGTGGAACCTGCCGTACGTGCCGCCGTCGGGGAAGGGCATCGCGGACGACTGCCGCCACTCGTCGAAGACCTGGGCGCAGATGTACCAGTACGCCAGCGACGTCATGGGCGGACCGGTGGCGATGGGCAGCGACTTCAACGGCGTCGCCGGCCACGTCGGCCCGCGCTTCGGCTTCGACGCCTGCGGCCAGGACGCGGAAGAGCGCAGCATCCAGGGGCGCGCCGGCAACGCCCTGGGCTATCCGTTCACGCTGCCCGGCTTCGGCACCTTCGAGAAGCAGACGACCGGGCTCAAGACGTTCGACTTCAACGTCGACGGCCTGGCCCACGTCGGCCTGCTGCCCGATCTGGTCGCGGACCTCGGCCGCCTCGGCCTCGGGGCGAGCGACCTCGAGCCGCTGTGGGACTCGGCCATCGGCTTCGTCGACGTCTGGGCGCGCGCCGCGGGCGACGAGCCCAGCGGCGGCTCGACGACGCGGCTCGGCTGCGAGGACCGCAGCGTGTCGGCCGACGCGACCTGCAGGGCCGCCGGCATCTCGATCGCCGACGCCGCCACGGCGGCCGCCTACGAGCAGCTCGTGCAGGCGCCGGCGGGCCCGTACCTGCTGGGCGGCACCTCGGTGACCCTCTCGACCACGCAGACCGACGCCTGCGGCGCGCAGCCGGAGTCGTGCAACGCCGTGGTCACCGTGCGCGACACCACGGCGCCGGGAATCACCTGCCCGGCGGCGGTGGCCGCCGAATGCGCCGGCGCCGGCACGCCGGTCGCATTCGGCTCGCCGGTCGCCGGCAGCGACAACTGCGGCCCGGCGACGCTGACCGGCTGCAACCCCGCCGCCGGGGGGACGTTCGCATTCGGCACGACGACCGTGACGTGCGGCGTTCGCGACGCCGCGAGCCCGACGCCCAACGTCAACACCTGCAGCTTCCCGGTGACCGTGCGCGACACCACGCCGCCGACCATCACCTGCCCGGGCGCGATCACCCGCGAGTGCACGAGCCCGCAGGGCGCCAGCGTCACGCCGGGCGCGGCCACCGGCGCCGACGTCTGCGGCGGCATCAGCGTGAGCACGCAGGCGGCGCGCACCTTCCCGCTCGGGACGACGGCGCTCAGCTACACGGCGACCGACGCGGTCGGCCTCACCGCCACGTGCAGCAGCGACGTGATCGTCCGCGACACCACGCCGCCGGCGGTCATCTGCCCGGATCCCGTCGTCGCCGAGTGCACGGGGAACCAGCAGGCCGCGGTCACGCCCGGCGCCGCCAGCGCCTCCGACCTCTGCGGCGCCGCCGGTGTCACCAGCTACCCGACCGCCAGCTATCCGCTCGGCACCACGCCGCTCACGTTCGTCGCCACCGACGGCGCCGGCCTCACCGCGGCGTGCGAGAGCAGCGTCACCGTCAGGGACACGACGCCGCCGACGATCAGTTGTCCCGCCGATGTCGTGCGCGAGTGCGAGGGGCCGCACGGCGCGCGCGTGACGCCGGGGAGTGCCGTCGCGTCCGACGTCTGTGGCGACGTCGCGGTCACGTCGCACCCCAGCGCCGACTTCGCCCTCGGGACGACGACGTTGCCGTACGTCGCCACCGACGGCGTCCACCTGACCGCGCGGTGCAGCGGCCGGGTGACGGTGCAGGACACCACGCCGCCCGCCATCGCGGCCAGCACCGCCACGCCGGCGGTGCTCTGGCCGCCAAACCACAAGATGGTGCCGATCGCGCTGACGGTCGACTCCCGCGATCTCTGCAGCGGCCAGCCCGGGACGTGCGCCATCACCGGCGTGCGCTCGAACGAGCCGGAGGATGGTCGCGGCGACGGCGCCACGGCAGCGGACTGGATGGTGACCGGACCGCTGGCGCTCCAACTCCGAGCCGAGCGCAGCGGCACCGGGAGGGGGCGGACGTACACCATCGACGTGGCCTGCCGTGACGCCGCCGGCAACGCCAGCACGACAGCGATCGCCGTGACCGTGCCGCACAACCAGTGA
- a CDS encoding phosphoribosylaminoimidazolesuccinocarboxamide synthase → MSDVLFESDIKELPLLFRGKVRDVYDLGDALLVVTSDRLSAFDVVLPTPIPDKGRVLNTLSTFWFARTRHIVDNHLLERRLEDAVPPAWVERLRDRSQIVKKAKPLPVEAVVRGYLVGSGWEEYTRHGTVCREPLPAGLRQADKLPAAIFTPSTKAPQGEHDQNISFADAERLLGAGRAAQVRDLSLALYRFGADWAEQRGIIIADTKFEFGLLDDEIILIDEVMTPDSSRFWPRSEYRPGTSPPSFDKQYVRDYLTQIGWKKEPPGPELPEEVVRKTSEKYREALKRLTE, encoded by the coding sequence ATGAGCGACGTGCTGTTCGAGAGCGACATCAAAGAGCTGCCGCTGCTGTTCCGCGGCAAGGTGCGCGACGTGTACGACCTCGGCGACGCCCTGCTGGTGGTCACCAGCGACCGGCTGTCCGCGTTCGACGTGGTGCTGCCGACGCCGATCCCCGACAAGGGCCGCGTGCTGAACACGCTGTCCACGTTCTGGTTCGCGCGCACGCGGCACATCGTCGACAACCACCTGCTCGAACGGCGGCTTGAGGACGCGGTGCCGCCGGCATGGGTGGAGCGGCTGCGCGATCGTTCGCAGATCGTGAAGAAGGCGAAGCCGCTGCCGGTGGAAGCGGTGGTGCGCGGCTATCTCGTCGGCTCGGGATGGGAGGAGTACACGCGCCACGGCACGGTGTGCCGCGAGCCGCTGCCGGCCGGGCTGCGCCAGGCCGACAAGCTGCCCGCGGCGATCTTCACGCCGTCCACCAAGGCGCCGCAGGGCGAGCACGACCAGAACATCTCGTTCGCCGACGCCGAGCGCCTGCTCGGCGCGGGGCGCGCGGCGCAGGTGCGCGACCTGAGCCTCGCCCTCTACCGCTTCGGCGCCGACTGGGCCGAACAGCGCGGCATCATCATCGCCGACACCAAGTTCGAGTTCGGGCTGCTGGACGACGAGATCATCCTCATCGACGAGGTGATGACGCCCGACTCGTCGCGCTTCTGGCCGCGCAGCGAGTACCGCCCCGGCACCTCGCCGCCGAGCTTCGACAAGCAGTACGTGCGCGACTACCTGACGCAGATCGGCTGGAAGAAGGAGCCCCCCGGTCCCGAGCTGCCGGAGGAGGTGGTGCGCAAGACCTCGGAGAAGTACCGCGAGGCGCTGAAGCGCCTCACCGAGTAG